Proteins co-encoded in one Chroococcidiopsis sp. TS-821 genomic window:
- a CDS encoding NTP transferase domain-containing protein: MPQQTFSYFALVLAAGASSRMGTCKASLPWRNGKSLLSYQVEQLSLAKIVPIVVLGLHNFQQTQVPEGTIVAINHYPSAGKVSSILTGLKHVPQFDCLLISAVDQPRSSWIYQQLLKTHLSSSEVPITAPSYQGKLGHPLLFSASVRSHLENISEANLGLRQVVQTFYPQIQRVNFDTSEILLDLNTPEAYQAALQMQA, translated from the coding sequence ATGCCGCAGCAAACCTTTAGTTACTTTGCATTAGTTTTGGCAGCAGGTGCATCAAGCCGAATGGGGACTTGTAAAGCTAGCTTACCATGGCGAAATGGTAAAAGTTTGTTGTCGTATCAAGTTGAGCAATTATCTCTTGCCAAAATCGTACCTATTGTTGTATTAGGGTTGCATAATTTCCAACAAACGCAAGTTCCAGAAGGAACTATCGTAGCAATTAATCATTATCCCAGTGCTGGAAAAGTCAGTTCGATTTTGACAGGATTAAAGCACGTACCACAATTTGATTGTTTGTTGATTTCAGCTGTCGATCAACCTAGAAGTAGCTGGATCTATCAACAATTACTGAAAACACACCTGTCTTCTTCTGAAGTCCCTATTACTGCACCCAGCTATCAGGGGAAATTGGGGCATCCACTATTATTTTCGGCGTCAGTGCGATCGCATCTAGAAAATATAAGTGAAGCCAATTTAGGTCTACGTCAAGTCGTCCAAACGTTTTATCCGCAAATTCAGCGCGTCAACTTTGACACTTCAGAAATTTTGCTCGATCTCAACACGCCAGAAGCTTATCAAGCTGCATTACAAATGCAAGCTTAG